The proteins below come from a single Oerskovia jenensis genomic window:
- a CDS encoding NAD(P)H-quinone dehydrogenase, protein MAPVTNENPDLQATRIVILGGGPGGYEAALVARRLGADVTVVERQGLGGAAVLTDVVPSKTLIATADWMTIADRAADLGIRLPVDTAKAAHPAMRRHMVDLDAVNTRVMALAAAQSADIHARLEREGVRVLIGQGRLDGPTRVHVTLQEDAAELTVDADVILLALGATPRVLPTAIPDGERILTWTQLYNLKELPERLIVVGSGVTGAEFAGAYNALGSDVVLVSSRDRVLPGEDADAAELIEGVFRSRGMTVMSRTRAEAAVRTDEGVEVTLADGRVVKGSHVLLAVGSIPSTAGIGLEEAGVRLTPSGHVQVDKVSRTSVRGIYAAGDCTGILPLASVAAMQGRVAMSHALGDAVSPIKLRTVAANIFTAPEIATVGYSEEKLKEQGSKYVTTTLPLARNPRAKMLGMRDGFVKLFAHPEASVVLGGVVVAPRASELIFPITLAVAHRLTVDDVAEAFTVYPSLSGSIAEVARMLHHRED, encoded by the coding sequence ATGGCACCCGTGACGAACGAGAACCCCGACCTGCAGGCCACCCGCATCGTGATCCTGGGCGGTGGACCCGGAGGCTACGAGGCCGCGCTCGTCGCCCGCCGGCTCGGCGCCGACGTGACCGTCGTCGAGCGCCAGGGCCTCGGCGGTGCCGCCGTGCTCACCGACGTGGTCCCGTCCAAGACCCTCATCGCGACCGCCGACTGGATGACCATCGCCGACCGCGCGGCCGACCTCGGCATCCGGCTGCCCGTGGACACGGCCAAGGCCGCGCACCCCGCGATGCGCCGCCACATGGTGGACCTCGACGCGGTCAACACCCGCGTCATGGCGCTCGCGGCCGCGCAGTCGGCGGACATCCACGCGCGCCTCGAGCGTGAGGGCGTCCGGGTGCTGATCGGGCAGGGGCGCCTCGACGGACCGACGCGTGTGCACGTCACGCTCCAGGAGGACGCGGCCGAGCTCACGGTGGACGCCGACGTGATCCTGCTCGCCCTGGGCGCGACGCCCCGCGTCCTGCCGACCGCGATCCCCGACGGCGAGCGCATCCTCACGTGGACCCAGCTCTACAACCTCAAGGAGCTCCCCGAGCGCCTGATCGTCGTCGGCTCGGGCGTCACGGGAGCCGAGTTCGCGGGTGCCTACAACGCGCTGGGCTCCGACGTCGTGCTCGTCTCGAGCCGTGACCGCGTGCTGCCGGGCGAGGACGCCGACGCGGCCGAGCTCATCGAAGGGGTCTTCCGCTCGCGCGGCATGACGGTCATGTCGCGCACGCGCGCCGAGGCCGCGGTGCGCACCGACGAGGGCGTCGAGGTCACGCTCGCCGACGGCCGCGTGGTCAAGGGCTCGCACGTGCTCCTCGCGGTCGGGTCCATCCCCTCGACCGCGGGCATCGGCCTCGAGGAGGCCGGCGTCCGGCTCACGCCGAGCGGCCACGTCCAGGTCGACAAGGTCTCGCGCACCTCGGTCCGTGGCATCTACGCGGCGGGCGACTGCACGGGCATCCTGCCGCTCGCCTCGGTCGCCGCGATGCAGGGCCGCGTGGCCATGTCGCACGCCCTGGGCGACGCCGTGAGCCCCATCAAGCTGCGCACGGTCGCCGCGAACATCTTCACGGCCCCCGAGATCGCGACGGTCGGGTACAGCGAGGAGAAGCTCAAGGAGCAGGGGTCCAAGTACGTGACCACGACGCTCCCGCTGGCCCGCAACCCGCGCGCCAAGATGCTCGGGATGCGTGACGGGTTCGTCAAGCTCTTCGCGCACCCCGAGGCGAGCGTCGTCCTGGGCGGCGTCGTCGTGGCCCCGCGCGCGAGCGAGCTGATCTTCCCCATCACGCTCGCGGTCGCGCACCGCCTCACGGTCGACGACGTCGCCGAGGCCTTCACGGTCTACCCGTCGTTGTCCGGGTCGATCGCCGAGGTCGCGCGCATGCTTCACCACCGCGAGGACTGA
- a CDS encoding DMT family transporter: MSQKSSAIATKRLVLSGTSGLSWGLLGVVAFSFTMPFTRLAVESLSPVFVGSARAVLAATLAAVCLAVTRQRLPRRGQWARLAVVAAGVVVGFPLLTSVALRTASASHGAVVVALLPAATAVLVVLRTSERPPTSFWGFATAGALAAVAFTGLQGGGGLSLHLSDLLLFGAVLAAAAGYAEGGLLARELGPWQTVSWALVLASPLMLALTTASAWHAPPAATATQWAAFAYLGAVSMFLGFFAWYRGLAVGPMAQVSQVQLVQPVLTIGWAALLLGEPLTWPTVAGGLAVVVCAGLAVRTRLGRRPRLSPRGGEACARPRRSTRTTTGRP, translated from the coding sequence ATGAGTCAGAAGAGTAGCGCTATCGCCACGAAGCGCCTTGTGCTATCCGGTACGTCGGGCCTGTCGTGGGGGTTGCTCGGCGTGGTGGCCTTCTCGTTCACGATGCCGTTCACGAGGCTCGCGGTCGAGAGCCTGTCCCCCGTGTTCGTGGGATCGGCGCGTGCGGTCCTTGCGGCGACCCTCGCCGCCGTCTGCCTGGCCGTGACCCGTCAGCGCCTCCCTCGTCGGGGGCAGTGGGCCCGGCTGGCGGTCGTCGCCGCCGGGGTGGTCGTCGGCTTCCCCCTGCTGACGTCGGTCGCGCTGCGGACCGCCTCCGCGAGCCACGGCGCCGTCGTCGTCGCACTGCTCCCCGCTGCGACGGCGGTCCTCGTGGTGCTCCGCACCTCTGAACGCCCGCCGACCTCGTTCTGGGGCTTCGCGACCGCAGGCGCCCTCGCGGCGGTGGCCTTCACCGGGCTCCAGGGCGGCGGCGGCCTGAGCCTGCACCTGTCCGACCTGCTGCTGTTCGGCGCGGTCCTGGCTGCGGCCGCCGGCTACGCCGAGGGCGGCCTGCTCGCGCGCGAGCTGGGCCCGTGGCAGACCGTGTCCTGGGCCCTCGTCCTGGCCTCGCCGCTCATGCTCGCGCTCACGACCGCCTCCGCGTGGCACGCCCCGCCCGCCGCGACCGCGACGCAGTGGGCGGCGTTCGCCTACCTGGGCGCGGTGAGCATGTTCCTCGGCTTCTTCGCGTGGTACCGCGGCCTCGCCGTCGGACCGATGGCCCAGGTCAGCCAGGTGCAGCTCGTCCAACCGGTGCTGACCATCGGGTGGGCCGCGCTCCTTCTGGGCGAGCCGCTCACCTGGCCGACGGTCGCCGGGGGCCTCGCGGTCGTGGTGTGCGCCGGGCTCGCCGTGCGCACGCGCCTGGGCCGGCGCCCGCGCCTCAGTCCTCGCGGTGGTGAAGCATGCGCGCGACCTCGGCGATCGACCCGGACAACGACGGGTAGACCGTGA